One stretch of Xiphophorus maculatus strain JP 163 A chromosome 19, X_maculatus-5.0-male, whole genome shotgun sequence DNA includes these proteins:
- the LOC111612208 gene encoding MAP/microtubule affinity-regulating kinase 3-like, whose protein sequence is MRTTSSMEPCDIMREIRKVLDANNCDYEQQESFLLLCVHGDGRAENLVRWEMAVCKLPRLSLNGVRFNRISGSSIAFKNIASKKANDLKL, encoded by the coding sequence ATGAGAACCACCAGCTCCATGGAGCCCTGCGACATCATGAGGGAGATCCGCAAGGTGCTCGACGCCAACAACTGCGACTACGAACAGCAAGAGAGTTTCCTGCTCCTCTGCGTCCATGGCGACGGGCGGGCCGAGAACCTGGTCCGGTGGGAGATGGCGGTCTGCAAGCTCCCCCGTCTCTCCCTGAACGGCGTCCGCTTCAACAGGATATCCGGGTCGTCCATCGCTTTCAAGAACATTGCTTCCAAAAAAGCCAACGACTTAAAACTATGA